A genomic segment from Malaclemys terrapin pileata isolate rMalTer1 chromosome 1, rMalTer1.hap1, whole genome shotgun sequence encodes:
- the P2RY6 gene encoding P2Y purinoceptor 6: MENYTVAAATNSCTFHEEFKQILLPLVYSVVFVVGLPLNFIVIVQIWLSRKVLTRTAIYMLNLATADLLYVCSLPLLIYNYTQKDYWPFGDFTCKFVRFQFYSNLHGSILFLTCISVQRYLGICHPLSSWHKKRGKRFTWMVCGGVWVIVIAQCLPTFVFASTGIQRNRTVCYDLSPPDRSASYFPYGMTLTVTGFLIPFVSILVCYCCMTKLLCQKDEMIGLAVRKKKDKAIRMIIIVVIVFAISFFPFHLTKTIYLIIRSLAGVPCLALQTFAIAYKCTRPFASMNSVLDPILFYFTQRKFRESTRHLLDKVSSKWRHDTCRTYKS, encoded by the coding sequence ATGGAGAACTACACCGTGGCTGCGGCGACAAACTCCTGCACCTTCCATGAGGAGTTCAAGCAGATCCTGCTGCCCCTGGTCTACTCCGTGGTGTTTGTGGTGGGGCTCCCCCTGAACTTCATCGTCATTGTGCAGATCTGGCTCTCCAGGAAGGTGCTGACCCGCACTGCTATCTACATGCTGAACCTGGCCACAGCCGACCTGCTGTACGTGTGCTCCCTGCCGCTGCTCATCTACAACTACACGCAGAAGGACTACTGGCCCTTCGGGGACTTCACCTGCAAGTTCGTCCGCTTCCAGTTCTACAGCAACCTGCATGGCAGCATCTTGTTCCTCACCTGCATCAGCGTCCAGCGCTACCTGGGCATCTGCCACCCTCTGTCGTCCTGGCACAAGAAGAGGGGCAAGAGGTTCACCTGGATGGTGTGCGGCGGGGTGTGGGTCATCGTCATCGCCCAGTGCCTGCCCACCTTCGTCTTCGCCTCCACGGGCATCCAGAGGAACAGGACCGTATGCTACGACCTCAGTCCCCCGGACCGCTCCGCCAGCTACTTCCCCTACGGCATGACGCTGACGGTCACGGGGTTCCTCATCCCCTTTGTCTCCATCCTGGTGTGCTACTGCTGCATGACCAAGCTGCTCTGCCAGAAGGATGAGATGATAGGCCTGGCCGTGCGCAAAAAGAAGGACAAGGCCATCCGGATGATCATCATTGTGGTCATCGTCTTCGCCATCAGCTTCTTCCCCTTCCACCTGACCAAGACCATCTACCTGATCATCCGCTCCTTGGCGGGTGTGCCCTGCCTGGCCTTGCAAACCTTCGCCATCGCCTACAAGTGCACCAGGCCCTTTGCCAGCATGAACAGCGTCCTGGACCCCATCCTCTTCTACTTCACCCAACGCAAGTTCCGGGAGAGCACGCGCCACCTGCTGGACAAAGTGAGCTCCAAGTGGAGGCACGACACATGCCGCACCTACAAATCGTAG